The sequence below is a genomic window from Candidatus Methanoplasma termitum.
CGAGAATGTCAGCGAAGTGTCCATAGCCTCCTCGTTCACATTGTGCGGCGGCTCTTCATCAAGCTCGCAGAGACAGGTACATCTCTCGCAGCATTGGTATCTGAAACCTTCGCCTTTTTCGTATTGTGCCAGCGCGGCTCTGTCGATCTCTCCGGACTCGCCTGCCGTGGGCCTCAGTCTGCGGTAGAATGCGCCGTACCCTTCATCCATAAGGGTGCTTTCGCAGTCGCAGAACAGCTTTTTCGTGTCAAGCTGCTGATGGATCTCTATGCCGCATTTGAGCTCTCTCTCTTTACTCATCGACGAACCTCCTGTCTCCCATTTCCTCTGCGATAGGGGCCATCATAAGCTTCTTCGCTCCTTCGGCGTTCTTTGAGTTGGCCAATGCCCACATGAGTTTTACGTAAGCTGTTTCGGGGAGCATGTCGAGTACCGCTATCGCACCCGCGGTGAGCATGTCCCTTCCCGTGTCGTATACATTGAGATTGGTGCGGCCGTTCAGGCATTGCGATGTTATCACTACGACCGAGCCGTTGTCGCAGGCCTTCTTTATCAGCGGGACCATGCTTTCACCCACATGCCCGAGGCCTGTTCCTGAAATTACGATACCTTTGCTCTTCATCATGATCCCTTCAAAGAGTGCGGGATCCATACCGGGATAATATTGCAGGAGTATCGTCGATCTCTCCATCTTCGTCTTTGCGACAACCTTCTCCGAAGTGACATCCTTTCCTTTCATTTTGAATTCGATCTTTCCGTTCTCGTCGACGATCGCAACCGGCGGAACGTTAATGCTTTCGAACGCGTCGCGCCTGGACGTGTGCATCTTCCTTACTCTTGTTCCCGCATGGACCGCGAACAGATCGTCCCCGAGACCTTTATGCATTACAACGAACACACCTGCCGTCCTTCCGCTGACGCAGAACCTTGCCGCAGCGAGTATGTTGGACGGAGCGTCCGAGGACGGTCTGTCCGGAGAACGCTGCGCTCCGACGAGTACGACCGGTTTCGGGACGTCTCCGAGCATGAAAGATAGTGCGGCGGCTGTGTATCCCATGGTATCCGTCCCATGAAGTATGATGACCGCGTCTGCGCCGCCGTTAATCTCGCTTGCCACAGCTTCGGCAAGTTTCTGCCAATGTTCCACACTCATATTTTCTGAGAATACCGAGAACAGCATCTTTGCCGAGATGTTGGCAACATCTCTTAGTCCCGGCACGATGTCAACGATCTCCGACGCTGAGAGTGCGGGATGCAGTGCCCCTGTCCTATAATCTGTATTAGATGCTATGGTGCCGCCTGTACCGATGAAAGATATCTTTGGAAGTCCGGGTTTGCCCTCCTCTTTGCTTTCCTTTATCCGGCGGGGCTCCTGCTGTCCCAGGACCTTTATTTCAGTTCCCGGTTCTACCTTTACGCCTACGTTGTAGCCGCTGCTTAGTTTCAGTACGATGATATCTTTGCCGCTGAAAT
It includes:
- the gatD gene encoding Glu-tRNA(Gln) amidotransferase subunit GatD, coding for MSYSVSLSKLLEGIGAKEGSKLSVASKGKTYTGILMPHHDFSGKDIIVLKLSSGYNVGVKVEPGTEIKVLGQQEPRRIKESKEEGKPGLPKISFIGTGGTIASNTDYRTGALHPALSASEIVDIVPGLRDVANISAKMLFSVFSENMSVEHWQKLAEAVASEINGGADAVIILHGTDTMGYTAAALSFMLGDVPKPVVLVGAQRSPDRPSSDAPSNILAAARFCVSGRTAGVFVVMHKGLGDDLFAVHAGTRVRKMHTSRRDAFESINVPPVAIVDENGKIEFKMKGKDVTSEKVVAKTKMERSTILLQYYPGMDPALFEGIMMKSKGIVISGTGLGHVGESMVPLIKKACDNGSVVVITSQCLNGRTNLNVYDTGRDMLTAGAIAVLDMLPETAYVKLMWALANSKNAEGAKKLMMAPIAEEMGDRRFVDE